The Streptomyces sp. V4I8 genome includes the window AGGATTCCGGCAACCGCAGGACGATCTTTGACGTCACCACCGGCAGTCGGCACGACGATGCATGGCTGGATGCCAGGGTGAGCGGCTCGGAACGCTCCTCGTCGTAGCTGGTGCGAACGACCCGGCGATGGGTCCTGACACCATGCGGTCCACCTGGCTGCAGTGGTATCCGAACGCCGAGCTCGAAGTGTTCAACGACGCCGGCCACTTCGCCCCGGATGAGAGCCCGGAGACGCTTGCGACAGTGGTCGAAGGATTCCTCGGCCGCTAGCCACCGCCTTTCACTTGCGGCGACCTCCGGAACCCGAGCAGAAACGCGAAAGTGCCTCCTGACCTTGGGATGGTGATGGGGCTTGTCTGGAGCTTCTGTCACCACAGCAAGAAGGCACTTTCTGCGTCCACTACCGGGTCGCGTCCCAAGCTCGTCGTCTCGGCCGACGGATCCGGTGTGGTCAGCCACACCGGATCCCGCCTGCCGGCCGATCTCGCCGATGTCACTGGCCTGACTGGCGCATTCACGGACGCGCTGCGCAGGCTGCGAGCGCGTGGCACCGGCCGGATCACGGTCGGTTTGGCGGTGATGCCGGCCAACGGCGGTGAGGCGACAGCGGACCTGGCCCTGG containing:
- a CDS encoding alpha/beta fold hydrolase, with the protein product MRSTWLQWYPNAELEVFNDAGHFAPDESPETLATVVEGFLGR